One window of Dehalobacterium formicoaceticum genomic DNA carries:
- a CDS encoding CopG family ribbon-helix-helix protein, giving the protein MISVPDQLLQEFDGIVNDEKRNRSEFIREAMQFYIVERRRRILQEQMKKGYQEMAVINLSIACECFSMESEVFENTAGSRVERGK; this is encoded by the coding sequence ATGATTAGCGTTCCTGATCAGCTGCTTCAAGAATTCGATGGGATTGTTAATGACGAGAAGAGAAATAGAAGTGAATTTATCCGAGAGGCGATGCAATTCTATATTGTAGAGCGCCGCCGTCGTATTCTTCAGGAGCAAATGAAAAAAGGTTATCAGGAGATGGCTGTGATTAATTTATCCATTGCCTGTGAATGCTTCTCTATGGAAAGTGAAGTGTTCGAGAACACGGCTGGAAGCCGGGTGGAGCGTGGAAAATGA
- a CDS encoding 5-formyltetrahydrofolate cyclo-ligase produces MKKKQRKELLKIRGSLDRNQVREKSKIICEKILQFPSFQKASTVMLYLPFRNEVDVMPLIEHLWQENKRVVIPVCEPKNIVIVPSELRDLEEDLAPGTWGILEPKADKMRPVAPEELDCVIVPGVAFDEACNRLGYGGGYYDRFLPRLKEQTPKIAVAFAMQIVPSLDPDPYDIPMDLVVTEDKVYSRP; encoded by the coding sequence ATGAAAAAGAAGCAGCGCAAAGAACTTTTAAAAATAAGGGGATCTCTGGATCGGAATCAAGTAAGAGAAAAAAGCAAAATTATTTGCGAAAAAATTTTACAATTTCCGAGCTTTCAAAAAGCAAGTACAGTGATGCTTTATCTTCCGTTTCGTAATGAGGTGGATGTCATGCCTTTAATCGAGCACCTGTGGCAGGAAAATAAAAGGGTAGTGATACCCGTCTGTGAGCCAAAAAATATCGTCATCGTTCCTTCTGAACTGAGGGACCTGGAAGAGGATTTGGCGCCGGGCACATGGGGTATCTTGGAACCAAAAGCAGATAAAATGCGGCCCGTAGCACCGGAGGAACTTGATTGCGTCATTGTCCCCGGGGTAGCCTTTGACGAAGCTTGCAACCGACTGGGTTACGGCGGGGGCTATTATGACCGCTTTTTACCCCGCTTAAAGGAGCAAACCCCGAAAATCGCTGTGGCCTTCGCTATGCAGATCGTCCCCTCCTTAGATCCGGATCCGTATGATATTCCCATGGATCTGGTAGTGACGGAAGACAAGGTATATTCTCGGCCATAA
- the alr gene encoding alanine racemase — protein sequence MMMMKEIARPVWAEVDLGAVAHNVQAVKGLLKPKTKLMAIVKANGYGHGAFQIARTALKHGAEYLGVATLGEGVRLREQGIEAPIIVLGYTPADEVQEVLDYRIATTLYTWEMAEALSRAAVERGEQAYGHVKIDTGMGRIGFLPEKESIETIKKIVALPGLTVEGLFTHFSAADEADKTYTRKQLTLFKEFISQLEQEGIDIPLKHAANSAGLIDLPETHFDMVRAGIILYGLYPSEEVERDRIKLIPAMTLKARVSFVKQVEAGACISYGRKYTAQDKRVIATLPLGYADGYPRSLTHKSQVLLGGQRVPTVGRICMDQLMVDASTVPQVKIDDEAVIFGSQGKERIAVEEIAEMLQTINYEIVCMLSERVPRIYLNEN from the coding sequence ATGATGATGATGAAGGAGATTGCCCGCCCGGTATGGGCGGAGGTGGATTTGGGAGCGGTGGCTCATAATGTTCAGGCTGTTAAAGGTTTGCTAAAACCGAAAACGAAGCTGATGGCCATTGTCAAGGCCAATGGATATGGCCATGGAGCCTTTCAAATTGCCCGTACGGCCTTAAAACATGGGGCGGAATATCTGGGGGTAGCCACCCTGGGTGAAGGGGTGCGCCTTAGGGAACAAGGCATTGAAGCCCCCATTATTGTCCTGGGATATACACCGGCGGACGAGGTACAGGAAGTGTTGGATTATAGAATCGCAACCACTCTTTATACCTGGGAGATGGCCGAGGCTCTGTCGCGGGCAGCAGTCGAGAGAGGGGAGCAGGCGTACGGACATGTTAAAATTGATACCGGTATGGGTCGCATCGGCTTTCTCCCTGAAAAAGAGTCAATCGAAACGATTAAAAAGATTGTCGCCCTGCCCGGCTTGACAGTGGAGGGGCTTTTTACTCATTTTTCTGCAGCGGATGAAGCTGATAAGACTTATACCCGAAAACAATTAACCCTGTTTAAGGAATTCATCTCTCAGTTGGAGCAAGAAGGAATTGATATTCCTCTCAAGCATGCCGCCAACAGTGCCGGGTTGATTGATCTGCCGGAAACCCATTTTGATATGGTGCGGGCGGGGATTATTTTGTATGGTTTGTATCCATCAGAGGAGGTAGAGCGGGATCGCATTAAACTCATCCCAGCGATGACATTGAAAGCCAGGGTTTCCTTCGTTAAACAAGTGGAAGCAGGTGCGTGTATCAGTTATGGGCGCAAATATACAGCGCAAGATAAAAGGGTGATCGCCACTTTGCCCTTAGGATATGCAGATGGTTATCCCAGATCCTTGACCCACAAGAGTCAAGTGCTTTTGGGAGGGCAAAGAGTACCTACAGTGGGCAGGATTTGTATGGATCAGCTCATGGTGGATGCCTCAACGGTACCCCAGGTGAAAATTGATGACGAGGCCGTAATTTTTGGTTCCCAAGGGAAGGAACGTATTGCAGTAGAGGAAATTGCCGAAATGCTGCAGACGATTAATTATGAAATTGTGTGCATGCTCAGCGAAAGAGTTCCTCGTATCTATCTCAATGAAAACTGA
- the groES gene encoding co-chaperone GroES, whose translation MNIKPLGDRVVIKVLALEETTKSGIVLPDTAKEKPQEGEVVAVGPGRVLENGERAALEVKVGDRVIYSKYSGSEVKMDGEEYLILNGDRDILAVVEK comes from the coding sequence ATGAATATTAAACCCTTAGGAGATCGTGTCGTAATCAAAGTACTCGCATTGGAAGAAACCACCAAAAGCGGCATCGTATTGCCTGATACTGCCAAAGAAAAACCTCAGGAGGGCGAAGTTGTAGCAGTTGGCCCAGGAAGAGTCTTAGAAAATGGCGAACGGGCTGCCTTGGAAGTTAAGGTTGGAGATCGGGTCATTTATTCAAAATATTCCGGTTCCGAAGTGAAAATGGATGGAGAAGAATATTTGATTTTAAATGGCGATAGAGATATTTTAGCAGTAGTTGAAAAATAA
- the rimI gene encoding ribosomal protein S18-alanine N-acetyltransferase: MMMDIDFVPLQEEDLEQVIKIEQCSFPTPWSKQAFISEIYDNSLSYYCVGKLDGQVITYGGMWIIIDEAHVTNIAVHPDYRGRKIGENLLLHLIVQGIMRGALRMTLEVRPSNLSAQKLYQRMGFEAAGLRRGYYTDTKEDAIIMWKTLVEKFTED, encoded by the coding sequence ATGATGATGGATATTGATTTTGTGCCTTTACAAGAAGAAGATTTGGAGCAGGTTATAAAAATTGAACAATGTTCTTTTCCCACACCATGGAGCAAACAGGCATTTATTAGTGAAATATATGATAATTCACTATCCTATTATTGCGTCGGAAAGCTGGATGGCCAAGTTATTACCTATGGAGGAATGTGGATCATCATTGACGAAGCCCATGTTACCAATATAGCAGTTCATCCGGATTATCGGGGACGGAAAATCGGAGAAAATCTGCTCCTCCATTTAATTGTCCAGGGTATCATGCGGGGAGCGCTGCGTATGACCTTAGAGGTACGGCCATCTAATTTGTCAGCCCAAAAGCTTTACCAAAGGATGGGCTTTGAAGCTGCAGGGCTGCGTCGTGGTTATTATACTGATACCAAAGAAGATGCCATTATTATGTGGAAGACATTGGTGGAAAAGTTTACGGAAGATTAG
- the tsaD gene encoding tRNA (adenosine(37)-N6)-threonylcarbamoyltransferase complex transferase subunit TsaD — protein MNMAVNILAIETSCDESSVAVIQDGRVIRSNIISSQIEIHKKYGGVVPEIASRKHLEALPFVVQEALSEAEADFKDIDGIGVAYGPGLVGALLVGLSYAKAAAYAIEKPLIGVHHLEGHIHAGFLEYPDLAFPLVALVVSGGHTSLVYLPKRGAYELLGQTRDDAAGEAFDKVARHLGLGYPGGPQIQQAALQGNREKLVFPRAWLEKDSLDFSFSGLKSSVLNYLNQCKMKDEAYDIPDIAAGLQEAIGDVLATKAVVAAKKKKVPTILLAGGVAANLRLREMLQEKAGQENINVLWPSPVLCTDNAAMIGCAAYYKYLRGEFSDLTLNAVPNLSLFTS, from the coding sequence ATTAATATGGCGGTAAATATCTTAGCCATTGAAACCAGTTGTGATGAATCCTCTGTTGCTGTTATTCAAGACGGAAGAGTCATCAGATCTAATATTATTTCATCACAAATCGAGATCCATAAAAAATATGGCGGTGTAGTTCCGGAAATTGCTTCCAGAAAACACTTAGAAGCTCTGCCTTTTGTGGTTCAAGAAGCATTAAGTGAGGCAGAAGCGGATTTTAAGGATATTGACGGGATTGGGGTTGCCTACGGGCCTGGCTTAGTTGGTGCCTTATTGGTCGGCCTTTCTTATGCCAAAGCGGCGGCCTATGCCATAGAAAAACCACTCATCGGAGTGCATCATTTGGAGGGGCATATTCATGCCGGTTTTTTGGAATATCCTGATTTAGCTTTCCCCTTGGTGGCTTTGGTTGTATCGGGGGGACATACCAGTTTGGTTTATCTCCCTAAAAGGGGTGCATACGAATTATTAGGGCAAACCAGGGATGATGCAGCGGGGGAAGCCTTTGACAAGGTTGCCCGGCATTTAGGCCTGGGTTATCCGGGGGGACCGCAGATTCAGCAGGCTGCCCTTCAAGGTAACAGAGAGAAGCTGGTATTTCCCAGAGCTTGGTTAGAAAAAGACAGTCTTGATTTTAGCTTCAGCGGCTTGAAGTCTTCGGTGTTAAATTATTTGAATCAATGCAAAATGAAGGACGAAGCCTATGATATCCCTGATATTGCGGCTGGTTTGCAGGAGGCCATTGGGGATGTATTGGCAACCAAGGCCGTGGTTGCGGCAAAAAAGAAAAAGGTGCCAACGATTCTTTTAGCCGGTGGAGTCGCGGCCAATCTCAGATTAAGAGAAATGCTGCAAGAAAAAGCGGGGCAAGAAAACATCAATGTGTTATGGCCGTCTCCTGTTTTGTGCACGGATAATGCGGCGATGATTGGCTGTGCTGCTTACTATAAGTATCTCAGAGGGGAATTTTCCGATTTGACCTTAAATGCGGTACCCAATTTATCATTATTCACCTCATGA
- a CDS encoding amidohydrolase, with amino-acid sequence MLAVANGKIMTMEGNTYQKGTLLIDQGKIVAIGDNILIPKGADVINAQGKVVMPGLIDAHTHMGIAEEVYQYEGDDTNEMTNPLTPHLRAIDGVNPLDLAFGDAISGGVTTVAVAPGSANVIGGQVAILKTYGHIVDQMVLKEPAGLKIAFGENPKRVYGEQKKTPSTRMATAGMLREMFSKAQNYAATPKERDLLLEPVVKVMNKEISLHAHAHRSDDILTAVRISQEFDMPVIIIHGTDSQNIGKELAERNIPVVSGPHLVNRAKVEMKDKSWKTPGLLAQAGVKVALTTDHPVVPIQYLSLCAALVCRAGMSEEEALKSITINAAEILGVDHRVGSLSVGKDADILIVSGSILAMESIVETVIIDGSVVYHDQGEPA; translated from the coding sequence ATGCTGGCTGTTGCAAATGGAAAAATCATGACCATGGAAGGAAACACTTACCAAAAAGGGACTCTGTTAATTGACCAGGGCAAGATTGTAGCCATTGGTGATAATATATTGATTCCCAAGGGAGCAGATGTCATTAATGCCCAGGGCAAGGTAGTGATGCCGGGATTAATTGATGCCCATACCCATATGGGGATTGCAGAAGAGGTTTATCAATATGAGGGAGATGATACCAACGAAATGACCAATCCCCTGACCCCTCATCTCCGCGCCATAGACGGGGTTAATCCTCTGGATCTGGCATTTGGCGATGCCATCAGCGGAGGCGTTACCACCGTTGCTGTTGCTCCCGGCAGCGCCAACGTAATCGGAGGACAGGTGGCGATCCTGAAAACCTATGGACATATTGTGGATCAAATGGTTTTAAAAGAACCGGCGGGATTGAAAATTGCTTTTGGGGAAAATCCCAAACGTGTTTATGGAGAACAAAAGAAAACTCCTTCTACCCGTATGGCTACAGCAGGAATGCTCCGGGAGATGTTTTCCAAGGCACAAAATTATGCTGCGACACCGAAAGAACGGGACCTTCTTTTGGAACCGGTCGTGAAAGTGATGAATAAAGAAATATCCCTTCATGCTCATGCTCATCGTTCCGATGATATCTTGACGGCGGTGCGAATTTCCCAGGAATTTGATATGCCGGTCATTATTATTCATGGAACGGACAGTCAAAATATCGGAAAGGAATTGGCTGAGAGGAACATTCCGGTGGTTTCCGGACCCCATCTGGTGAATCGGGCCAAAGTGGAGATGAAGGATAAAAGCTGGAAAACACCCGGTTTATTAGCCCAAGCCGGTGTGAAAGTGGCGTTAACAACAGATCATCCGGTAGTGCCCATTCAGTACCTTTCCCTTTGTGCTGCGCTGGTTTGCCGGGCTGGGATGTCAGAGGAAGAGGCCCTGAAATCAATTACCATCAATGCGGCAGAAATTCTTGGGGTTGACCACCGGGTGGGCAGCCTTTCCGTGGGTAAAGATGCGGATATCCTTATTGTTAGCGGCAGTATTCTAGCTATGGAGTCCATTGTGGAAACGGTGATCATAGACGGCAGTGTTGTTTATCATGACCAGGGGGAACCGGCTTAA
- the tsaE gene encoding tRNA (adenosine(37)-N6)-threonylcarbamoyltransferase complex ATPase subunit type 1 TsaE — protein sequence MLTIRTKSPEETFRWGERLAAYLTPGIVVALTGELGAGKTSFAKGVAQGLKVQEQITSPTFTIINEYQGTYPLYHMDAYRLEEDEDLEELGMEEYFHSSGITLIEWPERVASILPDSYLKIDIQKGWEPSGDEFRILYFMDVGRKWANVIGALENDENIRD from the coding sequence TTGCTAACGATCAGAACAAAAAGTCCCGAAGAGACTTTTAGGTGGGGTGAACGTCTGGCAGCTTATCTGACCCCTGGGATTGTTGTTGCACTCACGGGAGAGTTAGGTGCGGGCAAAACCAGTTTTGCTAAGGGCGTAGCCCAGGGCTTAAAAGTGCAGGAGCAGATTACCAGCCCCACTTTTACCATCATTAATGAATATCAAGGAACCTATCCCTTATATCATATGGATGCGTATCGGTTGGAAGAGGATGAGGATCTGGAGGAACTGGGTATGGAAGAATATTTTCATTCTTCCGGGATTACTTTGATCGAATGGCCGGAGCGGGTGGCCTCAATTTTACCTGACTCTTACCTGAAAATCGATATTCAAAAGGGATGGGAACCATCCGGTGATGAATTTCGTATTTTGTATTTTATGGATGTAGGTAGGAAATGGGCAAATGTGATCGGAGCGTTAGAAAACGATGAAAATATTAGGGATTGA
- a CDS encoding type II toxin-antitoxin system PemK/MazF family toxin — protein MIVRRGEVFFAQLNPVQGSEQGGTRPVLVVQNDIGNQYSPTTIVVAITSQINKAKLPTHVELPKEKTGMEKDSVILAEQVRTIDKSRLQQKIAVIGEDVMQRVDRALEISLGLIEV, from the coding sequence ATGATTGTACGACGCGGGGAAGTATTTTTTGCTCAACTAAATCCCGTTCAGGGCTCGGAGCAAGGAGGCACCAGGCCTGTTTTAGTTGTGCAAAATGATATTGGCAACCAATATAGTCCGACGACAATTGTGGTCGCAATTACCTCCCAAATCAATAAAGCAAAACTTCCTACGCATGTGGAACTGCCCAAAGAAAAAACCGGTATGGAAAAAGATTCGGTCATTTTAGCGGAGCAGGTGCGCACCATTGATAAAAGCCGCCTGCAACAAAAGATAGCTGTCATCGGTGAGGATGTCATGCAGCGTGTCGACCGGGCTTTGGAGATTAGTTTGGGATTAATAGAAGTATAG
- the tsaB gene encoding tRNA (adenosine(37)-N6)-threonylcarbamoyltransferase complex dimerization subunit type 1 TsaB: MKILGIDAATKAAGVAIADETGVLAENWLNNGKTHSQSLLPLLDSLLKNANIPWADIQGIAVTIGPGSFTGLRIGLATVQGLAQVLDLPVAGVVTLDALAENLPGVPNLICPILDARKNEVYTAMYRYEAGRMTRLSPYQAVTPEKLVTELLVLKEKVTFLGDGVPVYQEFILDRMKEKAVFAPASHNLLHGAQVALLGLSKFQRGQETSIFEIKPFYLRPSEAEVKWVKTHGEVCL, from the coding sequence ATGAAAATATTAGGGATTGATGCAGCTACCAAGGCAGCCGGCGTGGCAATTGCAGATGAGACAGGTGTTTTGGCAGAAAATTGGTTAAATAATGGAAAAACACATTCCCAGAGTTTACTTCCTTTATTGGACAGTCTTTTAAAAAATGCCAATATACCATGGGCAGACATTCAGGGAATTGCTGTGACCATAGGTCCCGGCTCTTTTACCGGGCTGCGCATTGGATTGGCAACGGTACAAGGTTTGGCTCAGGTTTTGGATCTGCCGGTGGCGGGTGTTGTTACTCTGGATGCTTTAGCGGAGAATCTGCCCGGGGTGCCGAATCTGATCTGCCCCATTCTTGATGCACGAAAAAATGAAGTCTATACCGCAATGTACCGGTATGAGGCCGGGCGCATGACCCGTTTATCTCCTTATCAGGCTGTGACACCGGAGAAACTAGTGACAGAGCTTTTGGTTTTAAAGGAAAAGGTCACCTTTTTAGGTGACGGGGTGCCTGTTTATCAGGAGTTTATTTTAGATCGTATGAAAGAAAAAGCAGTTTTTGCCCCGGCAAGCCACAATTTGTTGCATGGTGCCCAGGTGGCACTTTTAGGATTAAGCAAGTTTCAGCGGGGGCAGGAAACCAGTATTTTTGAGATTAAACCTTTTTATTTAAGACCATCTGAAGCGGAAGTGAAGTGGGTAAAGACCCATGGTGAGGTCTGTTTATGA
- a CDS encoding two-component system sensor histidine kinase NtrB, with translation MSVLPLVVLPFFFGDPELQVLMIFLSLIWGILVLALYRSFFHHYYHHEANEEKDAHFWIGEILDRMPFVIFIVSKEETIVYINDYGAEFINLNRQDVVSKKLQECMGKRVILDGSLELSDFIKDTLYHRIAYEQVPVGVRINGTREMVRLTTYTLNQKEGFQGTFVMLTDDRTGKVFEEQIERNECLTAVGQMAAGICHEIRNPLQSVKGFVQLLGEENQDNENVKAYGEIIISEIDRANGIIQEFLQLAKPSVAKFLRKDMNALVEEVILLMSSEALMQNVAIEARFDEKMPLMLVDESRIKQVLINLLSNAFGAISAQGLIEIDTKYDAETAEGRVTISDNGTGMDPETLACINQPFFTTKEGGTGLGLPICYSIIEDHGGHIQVESALGKGTTCTIILPESAYFQPD, from the coding sequence ATGAGTGTTTTGCCCTTGGTGGTTTTACCCTTCTTTTTTGGGGATCCGGAGTTGCAGGTTCTGATGATCTTCCTTTCTCTGATCTGGGGTATTCTGGTCCTTGCACTTTATCGAAGTTTTTTCCATCATTATTACCATCATGAAGCAAATGAAGAGAAAGATGCTCATTTCTGGATCGGTGAAATCCTTGACCGCATGCCTTTCGTAATCTTTATCGTGAGTAAGGAGGAAACCATTGTCTATATCAATGATTATGGGGCGGAATTCATAAACTTAAATCGGCAAGACGTGGTGAGCAAGAAACTCCAGGAGTGTATGGGGAAAAGGGTTATCCTGGATGGCTCTTTAGAACTTTCTGACTTTATTAAAGACACCTTATATCATAGAATTGCTTATGAACAGGTGCCTGTCGGTGTTCGAATCAATGGAACAAGGGAGATGGTGCGTCTTACAACCTATACATTGAACCAAAAAGAGGGTTTCCAGGGGACTTTTGTCATGCTTACAGATGATAGGACAGGTAAGGTTTTTGAAGAACAAATCGAGCGAAATGAGTGTCTTACTGCGGTGGGACAAATGGCTGCCGGGATTTGCCATGAAATCAGGAATCCCCTTCAATCGGTCAAGGGTTTCGTGCAGCTTCTGGGAGAAGAGAATCAAGATAATGAAAATGTTAAGGCCTATGGAGAAATTATTATTAGTGAAATTGATCGCGCCAATGGGATAATTCAGGAATTTCTTCAATTGGCAAAACCCTCTGTGGCGAAATTTCTGAGAAAAGATATGAACGCTTTAGTGGAAGAGGTGATCTTGCTGATGAGCAGTGAGGCACTGATGCAAAATGTGGCCATTGAAGCCCGCTTCGATGAGAAAATGCCTTTGATGCTGGTGGATGAAAGCCGGATAAAACAGGTGCTGATCAATCTTCTTTCCAACGCATTCGGGGCAATTTCTGCTCAGGGATTGATCGAAATTGACACTAAATATGATGCTGAAACCGCGGAAGGCAGAGTTACCATCTCAGATAATGGCACGGGGATGGATCCAGAGACTTTGGCATGTATCAATCAGCCTTTTTTTACGACCAAGGAGGGGGGGACCGGGTTGGGTCTCCCCATATGTTATTCAATTATAGAGGATCATGGGGGGCATATCCAAGTGGAAAGTGCTTTGGGAAAAGGGACTACCTGTACAATTATTTTACCGGAATCGGCATATTTTCAACCTGACTAA
- a CDS encoding gamma-glutamyl-gamma-aminobutyrate hydrolase family protein, which produces MKIPLIGITCGEDGLNFYVRNFYIKAIEAVGGAALLIPPTARQSIREKYLKCIDGLILSGGVDVNPLLFGEEPILGMGEITPERDAFELSWSREFFFSGKPILAVCRGCQVLNLSLGGTIFQDIKSQMVPALKHDQEAPRECLTHSVNLVPGTRLSQIMSGDHIQVNSFHHQAVKTPAPGLQVSAVAADHVVEGIEGEEHSFALGVQWHPECLWRQDIGSYRLFQAFIQSCRR; this is translated from the coding sequence TTGAAAATACCCTTGATTGGGATTACCTGCGGAGAAGATGGGCTGAATTTTTATGTCCGGAACTTCTATATTAAGGCGATTGAAGCGGTGGGTGGAGCAGCTTTACTGATACCTCCCACAGCCCGGCAGAGCATCAGGGAAAAATATCTGAAATGCATTGACGGACTGATTTTATCGGGAGGAGTGGATGTCAATCCCCTGCTGTTTGGTGAAGAACCCATTCTGGGCATGGGGGAAATTACACCGGAACGGGATGCTTTTGAATTGTCTTGGAGCAGGGAATTCTTCTTCTCAGGAAAACCGATCCTGGCAGTATGCCGGGGTTGTCAGGTATTGAATCTATCCCTGGGTGGTACGATATTCCAGGATATTAAAAGCCAGATGGTGCCCGCGTTGAAGCATGACCAGGAGGCCCCCAGGGAGTGTCTGACCCACTCCGTTAATCTGGTTCCCGGAACAAGACTAAGCCAGATTATGTCGGGGGATCATATCCAGGTAAACAGCTTTCACCATCAGGCAGTGAAAACTCCTGCTCCGGGATTGCAGGTTTCTGCTGTTGCCGCGGATCACGTGGTTGAAGGAATTGAAGGGGAAGAACATTCTTTTGCCTTAGGTGTGCAGTGGCATCCGGAATGCCTTTGGCGGCAGGATATCGGAAGCTATCGTTTGTTTCAGGCGTTTATTCAATCTTGCCGGCGATGA
- a CDS encoding NAD(P)H-hydrate dehydratase: MKLVTAEEMRQLDHAAINDYEIPGIVLMENAGTALMSVIREQFPESLNRGRILILAGKGNNGGDGLVIARHLANAGCDVKVFLLCKPEELQGDALINWNIIRKMNLRYQLITTDRDLNLVKVGLMYTELIIDGIFGTGFKGQAQGTVARLIDLVNESGKPVLAIDLPSGMEADTGRVKGPCIQAQVTVTMGLPKIGMVLDPAAKFVGKLITADISFPYELISQGQFTRDLLDQKFCRNLFPLREKDGHKGSYGHVVVIGGSPGMTGAVALSSWAAVRSGAGLVTAAIPAGLNGILENKLTEAMSLPLPETQEGSISTESLELLRKILPRKVAVLGPGLSRHQEAQGLVRGLVRDVPCPLVVDADALYTLKECGELLENSSYPVILTPHPGEMSRLIGKTVAEIQNDRVGAVTECARRYRSIVVLKGARTLIATPEGHLYVNTTGNSGMATGGSGDVLAGMIGAFLAQGLEGVSAVTLAVYIHGQAGDLAAAERSQTGLAAGDIIEYLPKIFLGYEG; the protein is encoded by the coding sequence ATGAAATTGGTTACAGCGGAAGAAATGCGACAATTGGATCACGCTGCCATCAATGATTACGAAATTCCGGGCATCGTTTTAATGGAAAATGCAGGAACCGCCCTCATGTCTGTGATTCGGGAACAATTTCCCGAGAGTTTAAATCGGGGACGGATCTTAATCTTGGCCGGCAAAGGAAATAATGGGGGAGATGGCCTGGTCATTGCAAGACATCTGGCCAATGCCGGTTGTGACGTTAAAGTATTTCTCCTTTGCAAACCGGAAGAGTTACAGGGGGATGCACTGATCAACTGGAACATTATTCGTAAGATGAATCTGCGTTATCAATTAATCACTACCGACCGGGATTTGAATTTGGTGAAGGTGGGGTTGATGTACACGGAATTAATCATCGACGGGATCTTTGGCACCGGTTTCAAAGGCCAGGCCCAGGGGACGGTGGCCAGGCTCATTGATTTAGTTAATGAATCTGGAAAGCCTGTTCTGGCCATTGATTTACCCTCCGGCATGGAAGCAGATACGGGACGGGTCAAGGGGCCTTGTATCCAGGCGCAGGTAACTGTAACTATGGGGCTGCCTAAGATCGGTATGGTGTTAGATCCGGCGGCTAAATTTGTGGGAAAGCTGATTACAGCTGATATTTCTTTTCCCTATGAATTGATTTCCCAGGGACAGTTTACCCGGGATTTATTAGACCAAAAGTTCTGCCGAAATCTTTTTCCCCTGCGAGAAAAAGATGGTCATAAGGGTTCCTATGGCCATGTGGTGGTGATCGGAGGTTCGCCGGGCATGACCGGAGCCGTCGCTTTATCTTCCTGGGCAGCGGTACGTTCCGGGGCAGGGCTGGTCACGGCGGCGATTCCCGCGGGACTTAATGGGATCTTGGAGAATAAGCTGACGGAAGCCATGTCTTTGCCCTTGCCGGAGACGCAGGAAGGAAGTATTTCAACAGAATCACTGGAACTCTTAAGAAAGATCCTGCCCCGTAAAGTGGCAGTCCTAGGGCCGGGCTTATCCCGCCATCAGGAAGCACAAGGGCTAGTCCGGGGCTTGGTCAGGGATGTACCCTGTCCCCTTGTTGTGGATGCGGATGCTCTTTATACCTTGAAAGAATGTGGGGAGCTCCTGGAAAACAGCAGTTATCCGGTGATCCTAACCCCCCATCCGGGAGAAATGTCCCGTTTGATCGGAAAAACCGTTGCTGAGATTCAGAATGACCGGGTTGGAGCCGTAACAGAATGTGCCAGGAGGTATCGGAGTATTGTGGTGCTTAAAGGAGCAAGAACCTTAATTGCCACCCCGGAAGGGCACCTTTATGTGAATACCACCGGTAATTCCGGGATGGCGACAGGAGGCAGCGGCGATGTGTTGGCGGGTATGATTGGGGCATTCTTAGCTCAGGGCCTGGAAGGGGTGTCGGCAGTGACCTTAGCCGTTTATATTCATGGGCAGGCAGGTGATTTGGCGGCAGCTGAAAGAAGTCAAACCGGCTTAGCTGCCGGAGATATTATTGAATATTTGCCGAAAATATTTTTGGGATATGAGGGATGA